Proteins co-encoded in one Polluticoccus soli genomic window:
- a CDS encoding DUF5522 domain-containing protein — protein MNQLKEGIDYYILPDGRLVFTAKYLSDRGFCCGNGCMHCPYEYIRVREPLRTQLLLKRQRNEETGDQPG, from the coding sequence ATGAACCAGCTGAAGGAGGGGATTGATTATTACATACTGCCTGACGGCAGGCTGGTGTTCACTGCAAAATATCTAAGCGACCGCGGTTTCTGTTGCGGCAACGGCTGCATGCATTGCCCTTATGAGTATATTCGGGTACGCGAACCACTGCGTACACAATTGCTGCTGAAACGACAACGCAATGAAGAAACAGGCGACCAACCAGGATGA
- a CDS encoding L,D-transpeptidase family protein, giving the protein MNTSTNRRTVGKILSLFALFVAIAFTSCRERRDTAGGLFGPTKFDEDDFVAVLSKKYVKPIDSASWNKEKLHEDIEQYQQYVYQANDYFPLWLDEDGSTKYVDELIKELENLRMDGLDPEQYNLSFLKQQRTYFDRTKTPNLDTVVAFDTACTHSYLAASHDLLFGRISAKKADPIWYHKNDSTWRPDTVLIKQLYQQGRYPTLASYRSKIPMYNVLMETRAHYDLLLKNQEFLNAKAGLVADTVPVDSYSMYIIHTEMPWLANAETDSGNTRSAQIKAYQKFYALKQSGKLDKETMAKIKGEPTDVFDHIDVNMERLRWLPQSFEDRYVIVNVPMMELFLRKDGEDVMHMNVVVGRPERKTPSIGANMANVVFNPSWGVPPTILRKDVAPGLAKSGAAYLAERRLVPYTKKGKRVNPASVTAANATNFMFRQPPGDHNALGNVKFNLPNNWDIYLHDTPHREDFDKPYRAKSSGCIRVQKPREMAEYILSVLEGKQYDQERISAVISTQSTKFVNLEKKLAVHIVYLTVFDSDNQRVRFVKDIYEKDAQVLSQLRGDTEQPKETVAKK; this is encoded by the coding sequence ATGAACACAAGCACTAATAGAAGAACCGTGGGCAAGATTTTGTCATTATTTGCACTGTTTGTAGCAATAGCTTTCACCAGTTGCCGTGAGCGGCGTGATACTGCTGGCGGTTTATTCGGTCCTACCAAGTTTGACGAGGATGATTTTGTAGCGGTACTAAGCAAGAAATATGTCAAGCCCATAGACAGCGCTTCATGGAATAAGGAGAAGCTGCATGAAGACATTGAACAATACCAACAGTATGTGTACCAGGCCAACGATTACTTCCCCCTGTGGCTGGATGAGGATGGCAGTACCAAGTATGTTGACGAGCTGATAAAAGAGCTGGAGAACCTGAGGATGGATGGACTGGATCCGGAACAATACAACCTTTCTTTCCTGAAACAACAACGTACTTATTTCGATAGAACCAAGACACCTAACCTGGATACCGTTGTGGCGTTCGATACTGCGTGTACACACAGTTACCTTGCTGCCTCGCACGACCTGTTGTTTGGTAGGATCTCTGCAAAGAAAGCAGACCCAATATGGTACCATAAGAATGACTCTACCTGGAGACCTGATACTGTGCTGATAAAACAACTGTATCAGCAAGGCAGATACCCGACGCTGGCCAGCTATCGCAGTAAGATCCCGATGTACAATGTGCTGATGGAAACACGCGCGCATTATGATCTGCTGTTGAAGAACCAGGAGTTCCTCAATGCTAAAGCCGGGCTGGTGGCAGATACCGTGCCGGTAGATAGTTATAGCATGTACATCATTCATACAGAGATGCCGTGGTTAGCCAATGCAGAGACCGATTCAGGCAATACACGCAGTGCGCAGATCAAAGCATACCAGAAGTTTTATGCGCTGAAACAAAGCGGTAAGCTGGATAAAGAAACTATGGCAAAGATCAAAGGCGAACCAACGGACGTGTTTGACCATATAGATGTGAACATGGAGCGCCTGCGCTGGTTGCCGCAAAGCTTTGAAGACAGGTATGTGATCGTGAACGTGCCGATGATGGAACTGTTCCTACGTAAAGACGGAGAAGATGTGATGCACATGAACGTTGTTGTTGGTCGTCCTGAACGCAAAACACCATCTATAGGTGCCAACATGGCCAACGTAGTGTTCAATCCATCGTGGGGTGTGCCGCCTACTATATTAAGGAAAGACGTAGCGCCGGGTTTGGCTAAAAGTGGTGCAGCTTACCTGGCTGAACGACGCCTGGTGCCTTACACTAAAAAAGGAAAGCGGGTAAACCCTGCATCGGTGACAGCTGCAAATGCAACAAACTTCATGTTCCGTCAGCCGCCGGGCGATCATAATGCCTTGGGTAATGTGAAATTCAACCTGCCCAACAATTGGGATATATACCTGCATGATACGCCGCATCGCGAAGACTTTGATAAGCCTTACCGTGCTAAAAGCTCGGGCTGCATACGTGTGCAGAAACCACGCGAAATGGCAGAGTACATATTGAGTGTTCTGGAAGGTAAACAGTATGACCAGGAGCGGATATCTGCTGTGATCAGTACGCAGTCTACCAAGTTTGTGAACCTGGAGAAAAAATTAGCCGTACACATTGTTTACCTGACTGTTTTTGACAGCGATAACCAACGTGTACGGTTTGTGAAAGATATTTATGAAAAGGATGCCCAGGTGCTTAGCCAGCTGAGAGGCGATACTGAGCAACCTAAAGAAACGGTAGCTAAGAAGTAA
- a CDS encoding MGMT family protein gives MKKQATNQDDIYDAIFDVVRAVPKGRVTTYGAVAAAIGMKSGARVVGYAMNSCGGVKPKVPAHRVVNRNGMLSGKHHFSPPELMQQLLEKEGIKVEEDKVLDFDKRFWDPVKELLG, from the coding sequence ATGAAGAAACAGGCGACCAACCAGGATGATATTTACGATGCAATTTTTGATGTAGTACGTGCGGTGCCCAAAGGCAGAGTAACTACATACGGTGCAGTAGCCGCTGCTATAGGTATGAAAAGCGGCGCCCGTGTGGTTGGGTATGCCATGAACTCTTGTGGCGGAGTAAAACCCAAAGTGCCTGCCCACCGCGTAGTGAACCGAAACGGAATGCTGAGCGGAAAACATCATTTCAGTCCGCCAGAGCTGATGCAGCAACTATTGGAAAAAGAGGGTATTAAAGTTGAGGAAGACAAAGTATTAGACTTCGACAAACGTTTCTGGGACCCTGTTAAAGAACTGTTAGGGTAG
- a CDS encoding choice-of-anchor V domain-containing protein: MKQKLLLFSLSSALAAITLSSYNSGPASALGSQGLRTGSNGKTCAEASCHGTASASTAVSIKLTDVGTSQVVTDNKYKPLRTYDVELTVSNTAFSNFGFQAEVANSSGASVGALTAGTGQHVATVGTKKVVEHTNRISGSITHFTWVSPAADAGTVTFYIAANSVNGNGNTGGDVPSLPFTATFAENNTSVAELAQNVSVNAYPNPLHSDMLHLTLEDASTGDYTVSAFDLSGRKLTEQSASVTSSKAEISINTASWPAGLYHVQLSKDGAQKMIPVIKY, encoded by the coding sequence ATGAAGCAAAAACTTTTACTTTTTTCTCTTTCTTCAGCCTTGGCAGCGATCACGCTGTCGAGCTATAACTCTGGTCCCGCCAGTGCCCTGGGCTCGCAAGGCCTGCGCACGGGCAGCAATGGCAAAACCTGTGCAGAAGCCAGCTGCCACGGCACAGCCTCTGCAAGCACTGCAGTATCGATCAAACTCACCGATGTAGGCACCAGCCAGGTGGTGACCGATAACAAGTACAAACCACTGCGCACGTACGATGTAGAGCTTACAGTTTCTAATACGGCATTCTCAAATTTCGGTTTCCAGGCCGAGGTAGCTAACAGCAGCGGCGCCAGCGTGGGTGCACTAACAGCAGGCACAGGACAACACGTAGCAACCGTGGGCACTAAAAAAGTAGTGGAACACACTAACCGTATTTCAGGTAGCATTACACACTTCACCTGGGTATCACCAGCAGCAGATGCCGGCACTGTTACCTTTTACATAGCTGCCAACTCGGTGAACGGCAATGGCAACACAGGTGGCGACGTTCCAAGCCTGCCATTCACGGCTACTTTTGCTGAGAACAATACTTCAGTAGCTGAGCTGGCGCAAAATGTTTCCGTTAATGCCTACCCTAACCCGCTGCACAGCGATATGCTGCACCTGACTTTGGAAGATGCAAGCACAGGCGACTACACTGTATCAGCATTTGATCTGTCTGGCCGTAAGCTAACTGAGCAGTCAGCATCAGTTACAAGCAGCAAAGCAGAGATAAGCATTAACACTGCCAGCTGGCCCGCAGGTCTGTATCATGTACAGCTGAGCAAGGACGGTGCGCAGAAGATGATCCCGGTGATCAAGTACTAA
- the trmB gene encoding tRNA (guanosine(46)-N7)-methyltransferase TrmB, protein MGHKKLIRFNAINNFSNVLQKPEGMKGKWHEHFKNNNPITLELACGKGEYSVNLGREHKDRNFIGVDIKGNRIYNGAKIALTEGLTNVGFLRIHIGQIDQQFAPGEVDEIWIIFPDPFLRESRSKNRLTHARFLNLYQQIMKPGGRVNLKTDSKELYDFTLESIAENNCTIHENLVDIYGTGKAVGPLAIQTFYEKMHLAEGRTIYFISFSLPAEPISIPKRFEKDEPAEGGD, encoded by the coding sequence ATGGGGCACAAGAAATTAATCAGGTTCAACGCTATCAATAACTTCAGCAACGTGCTGCAGAAACCCGAGGGAATGAAGGGTAAATGGCATGAGCATTTCAAGAACAATAACCCCATAACGCTGGAGCTGGCATGTGGTAAAGGAGAGTATAGCGTAAACCTGGGCCGCGAGCACAAAGACCGCAACTTCATTGGCGTAGATATAAAAGGCAACCGTATCTACAACGGTGCCAAAATAGCATTGACAGAAGGGCTGACGAACGTAGGTTTCCTTCGTATACATATAGGCCAGATAGACCAGCAATTCGCTCCGGGCGAAGTTGATGAGATCTGGATCATCTTCCCTGATCCCTTCCTGCGCGAGTCGCGCTCGAAGAACAGGCTGACGCATGCGCGCTTCCTGAACCTGTACCAGCAGATCATGAAGCCGGGCGGCCGTGTTAATTTAAAAACGGACTCGAAAGAGCTGTACGATTTTACACTCGAGTCGATAGCTGAGAATAACTGCACCATACACGAGAACCTGGTAGACATTTACGGCACAGGTAAGGCTGTGGGTCCGCTGGCTATTCAAACCTTTTACGAGAAGATGCACCTGGCAGAAGGGCGCACTATCTATTTCATTTCCTTCTCGCTGCCCGCAGAGCCCATCAGTATCCCGAAACGATTTGAGAAGGATGAACCAGCTGAAGGAGGGGATTGA